The DNA segment AGCCACCTTCTTTTACATATGGTACAGTCCATTCTAACAGAATAGGTAATCTCGCTACTGCACGGCTCGTAGCAATATCGAAGCTTTCACGGTAATCTTGATGACTAAGATCCTCTGCACGGCCATGTAAAGTAGTACAGTTCGTCAATTGTAGCTCATCCATAATGGATTCAAGGAAGGTAAGACGTTTTTTCAAAGAATCAAACAACGTAACCTTTAGACTACGGTCGTAGATGGCCAATGGAATGCCCGGGAAACCAGCTCCAGTACCAACGTCAATAATGGACATACCAGATTTAATGATATGTGGGTCATAGCAGGAGAGGGAGTCGATCATGTGTTTAACCACAACCTCTTTCATGTCTGTAATACCCGTGAGGTTGAGATATTTATTTGTTTCAATCATGCGCGCATAATACACGTAAAAGTCTTTTGCTTGCTCTTCTGTACAAAGCAAACCAAATTGGCTCATTTGCTCCATCATATATGAAACAAATTCAGACTCAGGTGCAATAGGCACATCGTATTTTTCTTTCATAAGTACTCCTAATGAATTATCCGATATTTATATGCTAGTAAAAGTAATCGACACATAGCTAGAAAATCTCATGTCATATGGTAAATCATATTAACAATATATAAGTTATAAGAATAGTATTTCTTATTTCAAAGGCTATAAAACTCAAAAATTTGCGTTCTACGCCGTTTTTAATCTATTTTATATAAGTTTATATATAAAAACTTATATAACGACTATACAAGCGAAATATTTAAGTCATTTTTCTTTATATTATAGCATATTCTCAATTAATTCTCATTTAAACAGATATATTTCCTAAAAATACCATCTAAACATAGGGTAGAAGAGGTATTAACCAACTATTATCATTTAAATAACAATATTGAGAAATCGGTCCATCTTTTTAACCTATTTTGTTAACCTTTTACAATATCTATTTTCAATTTCATCATTCATCTTTTCAGCAACTTCATTTCACAGTTTATTTCTAATTTATCACCATGAACTTTTCTTCACTTACAAAATATTTTGTCTATTCTGAATGAACACTCAATGTATTTCTCTAGTGTACATATTTTAACTGCAGAATACTATTTATTTTATAAATATCCATATAAATATACATACTAGCTTTTTAATAATATGTATACAAAATTACATCTTGTTAAAATATATATCAAGGTATATACTTTTTATTAATAAGGAGGTGATATGTATGACCACAGCAAAGCTATTTGAAAATGGCCGTAGCCAGGCTGTACGATTACCAAAGGAATTTCGATTTAATGGTGATGAAGTAATCATCAACAAAATAGGGAATGTAGTCTTACTTATGCCAAAAGATGATGAATGGGCGGGATTTGTAGCTGGTTTATCATTATTTACAGATGATTTTATGTGTAACGGACGGGAAGATATTGATCATCAGGAGCGTGAAGCCTTATGAAGTATATGTTAGATACTAATATATGTATTTATGCTATCAAACAAGAGCCAGAAGTTGTACTACAGAAAATATTGAAACATCATCCTTCAGATATATGTATTTCATCAATTACATATGCTGAACTAATGCATGGTGTAGAAAAAAGCCAATCAAAAGATAAAAATAGATTAGCTTTAACACTTTTATTATCACCTATACAGATTATTGATTTCGATAGTCACGCTGCTGAAGAGTATGGAAAAATAAAAGCTGATTTACAATCACAAGGAAAAATTATTGGTCCTATGGATTTACTCATTGCTAGTCATGCAAAATCAAAGGGTCTTACTATCGTTACTAACAATACAAAAGAGTTTAAAAGAGTTAATCAATTAGAAGTGGAAGATTGGTCTAAACCATTAAGCTAATTCAACCTATTAAGTATTTACTAAAAAAGCTAGTTAATCATAGGATTAACTAGCTTTTTTGTATGTTATCACATATTTTATTTGCTTCGATTGTATTGTTCTAATTGGATCAATAGAACAGATACGTCCGCTGGGGATACGCCAGAGATACGGCTTGCTTGGCCGATGGAGTGAGGGCGGATTTTATTGAGCTTTTGTTGAGCTTCAAGAGAAATGCCCTTAATTTGTGTATAGTCCCATTCTTTTGGAAGAATTTTTTCTTCTAGTTTGCGAACCTTATCAACTTGGTCCATTTGCTTTTTGATATAACCTTCGTAAGTAATGGAGATATCAACAGCTTCTTCAACATCAGGAGTATAGCGTTTTAAACCAAATGCATCGGCTACGATAGCGTAGGAGAGTTCATTACGTTTTACTAAATCATAAGCGTGAATACCTGTTCTAATAGGTGCTGTACCTAAACTTTCAAGCAAAGCTTGTGTTTCTTTGGATGGATTTACAGGTGTATTTCGTAACATATCCATCGCTTCTTCGATAGCAGCTTTCTTAGCTGTGAATTTAGCCCAACGATCGTCTTTTACAAGACCGATAGCACGGCCTTTTTCAGTAAGACGCATGTCCGCGTTGTCTTGACGAAGCAACAAACGATATTCACTGCGGCTCGTCATCATGCGGTACGGTTCGTTTGTACCTTTTGTTACGAGATCATCGATAAGAACACCGATGTATGCTTCAGAGCGAGCAAGGATAAACGGTTCTTTACCTTCAAGCCACAATGCCGCATTAATACCAGCCATGAGGCCTTGAGCAGCCGCTTCTTCATAGCCAGATGTACCATTGGCTTGACCAGCAGAGTAGAGGCCTTCAATATGTTTCACTTGAAGGGCTGGTGTCAATTGTGTTGGGTTCAAGCAATCGTATTCAATCGCATACGCTGGGCGCATGATTTCTACATTTTCAAGGCCTGGAATAGTACGAAGAAACGCGTATTGTACGTCCATAGGAAGGGATGTACTCATACCTTGTACGTACATTTCATTTGTGCCTGTACCTTCTGGTTCTACGAATAATTGATGGCGTTCTTTATCGGCAAAGCGCACTACTTTATCTTCGATAGAAGGGCAGTAACGAGGGCCTACACCTTCGATTTTACCGCTATACATTGGAGCGCGGTGAATATTGCTCGTAATAATTTCGTGCGTTTCTTTGTTAGTATAGGTCAACCAACATACATCTTCATTACGGTTGATCCATTCATCCATGAAGGAGAAGGAGTGGTGATGTGTATCGCCTTCTTGAACCTCCATGTTTTCAAGGTTAAGAGTTCGTTTATCTACACGAGCTGGCGTACCAGTCTTAAAGCGCATCAACTCAATGCCATTATCGAGCAAGGATTGAGAAAAGTGTTCCGCTACGCGTTGACCATTTGGGCCACCTACGTAGTCGATGTCGCCGATGAGGATTTTACCTTTCAAATAGGTACCTGTACAAAGAACGACAGCTTTAGCACCATAGAATTCGCCAAGCTCTGTAACGATACCTGTTACCTTGCCATCCTCAACCTTAAGCTCCGTCACCATGATTTGCTTAACATTAAGGTTCTCCGTATTTTCAATGGTTTGTTTCATCAAATGTTGGTATTTGATTTTATCCGATTGGCAACGCAAGGAATGAACGGCAGGGCCTTTACCCATATTGAGCATACGCATTTGAATAGCCGTAGCATCCGCATTGATACCCATTTGACCGCCTAAAGCATCAAGCTCATAAACAAGATGGCTTTTACCAGGACCACCAACGGCAGGATTACATGGCATAAGCGCAATATTATCTAAACTGATGGTCGCCATCAATGTGCGATGACCCATGCGGGCAGCGGCGAGAGCCGCCTCACAACCAGCATGACCACCACCGATGACGATGACATCATAATTATCTACTGTGTACATATCAATTGAATTCCTTATATTTGTTACTTATCTTATTGTGAAAGTATATTTTATTCAAAACTACGAGGCAAAATATCTCAGGGTCCAGTTCCTCACTGTGAATTTTCTTTGGGTTATTTGCCAAGGCAGAAACGACTGAATAGTTCGTCGATCATGCTTTCACGGATGGTGTCGCCTGTGATGTCGCCTAGTAGTTCCCAGGCGCTGCGCAGGTCGGTAGCTACAAAGTCTACTGGCATGCCCATGTCGATGGAGGAGAGGGCTTGTTCAACTTGAGCCTTCGCTTGTTCCATGAGGCTGATGTGGCGCACGTTACTGATCATGGCGCTGTTGTCTTGTTTTACGCGACCGCCGTAGACGAGTTCTTGCACCCATTTGGAGAGAACTGCAGAGCCTTCGCCTTCTTTAGCACTGATGCGTTCGATAGCCGTAAAATTTCCGTGTTCTTTAATATGTTCGTCTGTAACGACTTGTGCCATATCGGACTTATTGAGGAGTACGATAGTATTCAAACCGCTCACAGAGGTCAAAATTTCGATTTCTTCAGGGGTTAATGGAGTAGACCCGTCGATAACGCAGAGCACGATGTCTGCTTTGTTGATATAATCACGAGCACGCTCTACACCGAGGGCTTCTACCGTATCTTGAGTATCGCGAATACCTGCCGTATCGATGAGGCGCAGAGAAATGCCTTCTACAGTCATATATTCTTCAATACTGTCCCGCGTCGTACCAGGAATATCCGTTACAATGGCGCGGTTTTCACGCAAGAGAGCGTTCATAAGGCTCGATTTACCTGCGTTCGGACGACCTACAATAACCGTCGTAATACCATCGCGAATGAGTCGTCCTGTATTCGCTGTGGACAAGAGATCATCCATAGCTTTCAAAATAGGCTCTAGCTGTTCACGAACCTCTTGGCTCGTTACATCCTCAATATCCTCTTCAGGATAGTCGATAGTTACCTCTAAATGGGCAATCATAGCGATGAGCTGTTCACGCACATCTTTTACAAAGGATGAAACGGTCCCATCTAGCTGCGATACAGCGAGGGAGAGGGAGTCCTCCGTTTTTGCTTCAATAATATCAATAATCGCCTCTGCTTGGGTGAGGTCGATGCGTCCGTTCATAAAGGCGCGCTTCGTAAATTCGCCGGCTTCGGCCATGCGCACATCGTGATTTACGAGCAATTTCAGAATTTGTCGAACCGGCACAATACCGCCGTGACACTGAATTTCTACTACATCCTCTGCCGTGTAGGAATGAGGGCCTTTCATTAATAATACAAGAACCTCGTCGATGGTCTTGTTCGTTCCGGGATCCACAATGGTCCCATATTGTATCGTTCTATTTTGGCGGTCCATCAAAGGAACGGTGCCAGCGCTCTTGAACAGGCTATTTACAATAGGAAAACTATCCTTGCCGCTGACCCGAATAATACCAACCCCGCCGATACCGGGCGGCGTCGCAATGGCCGCTATTGTATCATCTATATACATACATATCTCCGTATTTCGATTATCTAGTATTTGCTTTTGTATATGTTCTTCGCCTGTGAAAGTTAAACTAAACTAATCTTTGCATGCGAAGATTAACTTAGGTTAGCTTTCACCATAACCTAAAGAATAAAGAGGACAGCCCTCAAGCAACCGATAACCTCAGTTACTTGAAAGCTGCACCACTATATTTTATTTTTTGTACATAATCACAACGTGACGGAACGGTTCGTCCCCTTCACTGTTAGTAACAACGTTTTTGTCGCCTTGAAGGGCAGTGTGAATGATTTTACGTTCAAAAGCATTCATTGGTTCTAAGGAAACCTTTTGACGGTTGCGTTTCACCTTAGAAGCCAAGCGTTTCGCGAGATTTACCAATGTTTCTTCTCGGCGAGAACGATAGTTTTCCACATCTACAACGATATGGCAGTGGCCAGATACATCCTTATGAGCCACGAGATTTGTTAAGTATTGAATAGCATCCAATGTTTGACCATGTTTACCGATCAAAATACCCAAATCTTCGCCGTGTACTTGGAATGTAATCTTATCTTTAGTCATCATTTTTTCGATAACCACAGTGAGGCCCATTTGAGTAAACATATCATCGAGGAATTGTTTACCTTTTTCAGCGATTTCTTGTTGATCTTCTTTTGAAAGTTCCTTTTTAGAAGGTTTTTCTTCTACAGAAGCTTCAACTGCTGTGTCTTCTACTTCTGTTTCAGTTGTTGCCACCGGCTGGGAAGCAACAGCTACAGATTGTTCTTCTACATGAGCTACTTCTTCTTGAGTAGCAGTTTTAGCTACAGATGTGAAGAATAAGCGAACAACTGCTGGTTTACGACCAATGCCCAAGAAGCCATTAGAAGGTTGTTCCAAGACTTTAGTTTCTACCAATTCTTGGCCTTCTGCAGCCAATTGAGCTACGCCTTTGGCAATGGCATCTTCAATGGTTTTAGCAGATACATCGATAAATTCCATAGTGTCTCCTATTTCTTAGCTTCTAAGCCTTTGTAAATGAAATGTTGTTGCACAAATTGGAATACATTGGATACGATCCAGTAAATAACTAAGCCAGATGGGAAGTTAAGGGAAATGTAACCAATGAATAAAGGCATAAAGATTGTCATAATCTTTTGTTGTTGCGCAGCAGCACCAGATGCACCGCTACTAGTTTGCTTGGACATAATCCATGTGGATGCCGCACTCAATACTGGCAAGATGTACATTGGATCTGGTTCGCCAAGACTAGGAAGCCATAAGAATTGTACATAGTTTTGATCGTATGGATAGCCTTGTAAAGCATAGAAGATAGCGATCAAGAATGGCATTTGCACCAATAGAGGCAAGCAGCCTGCTAATGGGTTAACGCCCATTTCTTTGTACAATGCACCCATTTCAGCTTGAAGTTTTGCAGGATCGTTTTTGTATTTGTCTTGCAATTCTTTCATGCGAGGCTGTAACTCTTGCATAGCCTTCATGGATTTGATTTGTTTTACAGTAAGTGGTGCCAAAATCGCTTTGATAACGATTGTTAAAAGGATAATAGCCACACCGTAGCTTGGATAGCCTACCATTTGAGTTAATTGGAACGCATAGGTTACCAATGTAGTCATCAATTCAACGATAGGGTGGAATATACTACTTAAGAATTCCATTGTTTCTCCTTTTTCTTACAGTCCGAAACCGTCCTTTGCGCATCTATATATCGTTATGGTATGGTCTAAATTTCATCCATACAGATGCTCAGGTATTTCCAAAACTGTGCTCGATGGTTTTTGTGAAAGTTGCTTTCACAGAACGCATCCAGCCTAAGCCCAAATAGGTTAGGGAACTGGATCGTAGCCACCCTTGTGAAAAGGATGGCAGCGAAGAATGCGTTTTAAACCCATCCAGCTACCTTTCAAAGGACCATATTTTTCGATGGCCTGCAGAGTATATGTGGAACATGTCGGATAATAACGGCAACATCCAGGTTTTAAGGGAGATATGGCAAGCTGATAGAACCTAATTAAAAGTCGTAAAAGCGCGGTTATACAGCGTTTCATGGAAACCTCCATATACACAAAAAAGGACCAAAGCCTTCTAACTTGTGGTCCTATTTATCATTTTGTATCAACAATTTGCTTTTTCGC comes from the Veillonella dispar genome and includes:
- a CDS encoding YidC/Oxa1 family membrane protein insertase, which encodes MEFLSSIFHPIVELMTTLVTYAFQLTQMVGYPSYGVAIILLTIVIKAILAPLTVKQIKSMKAMQELQPRMKELQDKYKNDPAKLQAEMGALYKEMGVNPLAGCLPLLVQMPFLIAIFYALQGYPYDQNYVQFLWLPSLGEPDPMYILPVLSAASTWIMSKQTSSGASGAAAQQQKIMTIFMPLFIGYISLNFPSGLVIYWIVSNVFQFVQQHFIYKGLEAKK
- the vapB gene encoding type II toxin-antitoxin system antitoxin VapB, which translates into the protein MTTAKLFENGRSQAVRLPKEFRFNGDEVIINKIGNVVLLMPKDDEWAGFVAGLSLFTDDFMCNGREDIDHQEREAL
- the yidD gene encoding membrane protein insertion efficiency factor YidD yields the protein MKRCITALLRLLIRFYQLAISPLKPGCCRYYPTCSTYTLQAIEKYGPLKGSWMGLKRILRCHPFHKGGYDPVP
- the mnmE gene encoding tRNA uridine-5-carboxymethylaminomethyl(34) synthesis GTPase MnmE — translated: MYIDDTIAAIATPPGIGGVGIIRVSGKDSFPIVNSLFKSAGTVPLMDRQNRTIQYGTIVDPGTNKTIDEVLVLLMKGPHSYTAEDVVEIQCHGGIVPVRQILKLLVNHDVRMAEAGEFTKRAFMNGRIDLTQAEAIIDIIEAKTEDSLSLAVSQLDGTVSSFVKDVREQLIAMIAHLEVTIDYPEEDIEDVTSQEVREQLEPILKAMDDLLSTANTGRLIRDGITTVIVGRPNAGKSSLMNALLRENRAIVTDIPGTTRDSIEEYMTVEGISLRLIDTAGIRDTQDTVEALGVERARDYINKADIVLCVIDGSTPLTPEEIEILTSVSGLNTIVLLNKSDMAQVVTDEHIKEHGNFTAIERISAKEGEGSAVLSKWVQELVYGGRVKQDNSAMISNVRHISLMEQAKAQVEQALSSIDMGMPVDFVATDLRSAWELLGDITGDTIRESMIDELFSRFCLGK
- the mnmG gene encoding tRNA uridine-5-carboxymethylaminomethyl(34) synthesis enzyme MnmG; the protein is MYTVDNYDVIVIGGGHAGCEAALAAARMGHRTLMATISLDNIALMPCNPAVGGPGKSHLVYELDALGGQMGINADATAIQMRMLNMGKGPAVHSLRCQSDKIKYQHLMKQTIENTENLNVKQIMVTELKVEDGKVTGIVTELGEFYGAKAVVLCTGTYLKGKILIGDIDYVGGPNGQRVAEHFSQSLLDNGIELMRFKTGTPARVDKRTLNLENMEVQEGDTHHHSFSFMDEWINRNEDVCWLTYTNKETHEIITSNIHRAPMYSGKIEGVGPRYCPSIEDKVVRFADKERHQLFVEPEGTGTNEMYVQGMSTSLPMDVQYAFLRTIPGLENVEIMRPAYAIEYDCLNPTQLTPALQVKHIEGLYSAGQANGTSGYEEAAAQGLMAGINAALWLEGKEPFILARSEAYIGVLIDDLVTKGTNEPYRMMTSRSEYRLLLRQDNADMRLTEKGRAIGLVKDDRWAKFTAKKAAIEEAMDMLRNTPVNPSKETQALLESLGTAPIRTGIHAYDLVKRNELSYAIVADAFGLKRYTPDVEEAVDISITYEGYIKKQMDQVDKVRKLEEKILPKEWDYTQIKGISLEAQQKLNKIRPHSIGQASRISGVSPADVSVLLIQLEQYNRSK
- the vapC gene encoding type II toxin-antitoxin system tRNA(fMet)-specific endonuclease VapC — its product is MKYMLDTNICIYAIKQEPEVVLQKILKHHPSDICISSITYAELMHGVEKSQSKDKNRLALTLLLSPIQIIDFDSHAAEEYGKIKADLQSQGKIIGPMDLLIASHAKSKGLTIVTNNTKEFKRVNQLEVEDWSKPLS
- the rsmG gene encoding 16S rRNA (guanine(527)-N(7))-methyltransferase RsmG — translated: MKEKYDVPIAPESEFVSYMMEQMSQFGLLCTEEQAKDFYVYYARMIETNKYLNLTGITDMKEVVVKHMIDSLSCYDPHIIKSGMSIIDVGTGAGFPGIPLAIYDRSLKVTLFDSLKKRLTFLESIMDELQLTNCTTLHGRAEDLSHQDYRESFDIATSRAVARLPILLEWTVPYVKEGGYVIALKGAIYEEEVGESNKALSTLKAKIEEVRTVTLPTLDDKRAILYIKKTGKTPKQYPRKPKEIKDKPLI
- the jag gene encoding RNA-binding cell elongation regulator Jag/EloR — protein: MEFIDVSAKTIEDAIAKGVAQLAAEGQELVETKVLEQPSNGFLGIGRKPAVVRLFFTSVAKTATQEEVAHVEEQSVAVASQPVATTETEVEDTAVEASVEEKPSKKELSKEDQQEIAEKGKQFLDDMFTQMGLTVVIEKMMTKDKITFQVHGEDLGILIGKHGQTLDAIQYLTNLVAHKDVSGHCHIVVDVENYRSRREETLVNLAKRLASKVKRNRQKVSLEPMNAFERKIIHTALQGDKNVVTNSEGDEPFRHVVIMYKK